Proteins from one Paenibacillus amylolyticus genomic window:
- a CDS encoding iron-hydroxamate ABC transporter substrate-binding protein, whose amino-acid sequence MFKRNKKMITLLITVMVMSIWLAACGAKPAENGAAGENDTTTESETQTEAATERTMTDAMGHEVKIPANPERIIASYLEDNLVTLGVKPAAQWSVANGIQEYLQKDLNGIPTIAFDLPFEAVASFNPDLIIIGSESVVEGEKYEQYSKIAPTYVLGDEINSDWRKTLLKIGEILNKSDEAQQALDDYEVKATEIKEKINNVTGGTKSAAAIWLVSGKFFIVSDNVSSGEVMYKELGLQEPEVVKEISANATGNWSSISLEKLAEMDVDYLFFVNSDEGTGAEALKDPVWQSIPAVKNGNLFEFTRSSSWLYSGVQANLQIMEDIQNSIVK is encoded by the coding sequence GTGTTTAAGAGAAATAAAAAGATGATTACGCTTTTAATTACGGTGATGGTCATGTCCATCTGGTTAGCAGCATGTGGAGCGAAGCCGGCAGAGAATGGAGCAGCAGGAGAGAACGATACAACAACCGAGTCAGAGACGCAAACAGAAGCCGCTACAGAGCGAACCATGACAGATGCAATGGGACACGAAGTGAAAATTCCGGCGAATCCGGAGCGTATTATCGCATCTTATCTGGAAGACAATCTGGTAACACTAGGTGTTAAGCCAGCAGCACAGTGGTCAGTAGCAAACGGCATTCAGGAATATTTGCAAAAAGATCTGAACGGTATTCCAACGATTGCCTTCGATCTTCCTTTTGAAGCGGTAGCAAGTTTCAACCCGGATCTGATTATTATTGGTTCTGAAAGTGTGGTTGAAGGAGAAAAATACGAACAGTACAGTAAGATTGCACCGACTTATGTACTGGGCGATGAGATCAATAGCGACTGGCGTAAAACATTGCTGAAAATCGGTGAGATATTGAATAAGAGTGATGAAGCGCAACAAGCGCTGGATGATTACGAAGTTAAAGCTACAGAAATCAAGGAAAAGATCAACAACGTTACAGGTGGAACGAAATCGGCAGCGGCCATTTGGTTGGTTAGCGGCAAGTTCTTTATTGTAAGTGACAATGTATCAAGTGGAGAAGTAATGTACAAAGAACTTGGCCTTCAAGAGCCTGAAGTTGTAAAAGAAATCTCTGCCAATGCAACAGGCAACTGGTCTTCCATCTCTTTGGAGAAGCTGGCGGAAATGGATGTAGACTACTTGTTCTTTGTGAATAGTGATGAAGGTACTGGGGCGGAAGCACTGAAAGATCCAGTGTGGCAAAGCATTCCGGCTGTGAAAAACGGCAATTTGTTTGAATTCACCCGGTCCAGCAGCTGGTTGTATAGTGGAGTTCAAGCGAACCTTCAAATTATGGAAGACATTCAGAACAGCATTGTTAAATAA
- a CDS encoding flavin reductase family protein, with protein MYTLDPREITGRDNYKLMSGSVVPRPIAFVTTRSDQNDVINAAPFSFFNVVSSDPPLLSISIARKDGMMKDTARNVLAYKELVVHICDEAIIEEVNETAAILKPHESELERTKLTTVPSTKVAVPGVKEALIRMECELYQHIPITNDEGKPASDLLLVRIVQYHFSEQVYNPDKGYILMDHLNPVSRLAGNDYAKLGERFTVIRPE; from the coding sequence ATGTATACATTGGATCCACGTGAAATAACGGGAAGAGACAACTATAAACTGATGAGTGGTTCAGTGGTGCCACGTCCGATTGCTTTTGTGACGACACGTTCAGATCAGAATGATGTGATCAATGCAGCGCCTTTTAGCTTCTTCAATGTGGTTAGTTCGGACCCGCCGCTGTTATCCATATCCATTGCACGTAAAGACGGCATGATGAAAGATACCGCACGTAATGTGCTTGCCTATAAAGAGCTGGTCGTGCATATATGTGACGAAGCAATCATAGAAGAAGTGAATGAAACAGCAGCTATACTTAAACCCCATGAAAGTGAACTTGAGCGGACGAAACTCACTACAGTGCCAAGTACTAAGGTCGCTGTGCCAGGGGTAAAAGAAGCACTTATTCGAATGGAGTGTGAGCTGTACCAGCACATTCCCATCACGAATGATGAGGGCAAACCGGCGAGTGATCTGCTGCTGGTACGCATTGTACAGTATCATTTCAGCGAACAAGTCTATAATCCGGACAAGGGTTACATCCTGATGGATCATTTGAACCCAGTCAGCCGACTGGCGGGTAATGATTATGCCAAGCTCGGGGAGAGATTCACGGTGATTCGACCTGAATAG